One genomic region from Cucumis melo cultivar AY chromosome 9, USDA_Cmelo_AY_1.0, whole genome shotgun sequence encodes:
- the LOC103504635 gene encoding putative glycerol-3-phosphate transporter 1: MGSLSESECEVNNRKPYGIRFLEWMRKKPLSYKAHQAIVLLVTFLAYANYHASRKTTSIIKSALDPLSPDVGLKLNLWRTSRSSTPVEKTNQWSLSSGGWAPFDAAEGTSLLGELDLAFLGIYAGGMYFSGQLGDRTDLRIFLTLGMLGTGLFTSLFGLGYWANIHIFYYYLIVQMLAGLFQSTGWPSVVAVVGNWFGKSKRGLIMGIWNAHTSVGNISGSLVASALLSYGWGWSMAVPGLIIAFSGLVVFLFLPVNPESVGIDKAGDDFSCPKKAGEGITEPLLKSESEIEKAVGFMEAWRIPGVAPFAFCLFFAKLVAYTFLYWLPFYISHTVIDGKYLSSTTAGNLSTLFDIGGVVGGILAGHISDRLGARAITAASFMYCAIPALYCYRNYGHISITMNVALMFITGMFVNGPYALITTAVSADLGTHSSLQGSSRALATVTAIIDGTGSVGAAIGPLLTGYLSAKSWSSVFVMLMVSALIAGLFLTRLVIAEVTAKIEESTSRGRITSQSPVLEV; this comes from the exons ATGGGTTCATTATCAGAATCAGAATGTGAAGTAAATAACAGGAAGCCATATGGTATAAGATTTCTCGAGTGGATGAGGAAAAAGCCTTTATCCTACAAAGCACATCAAGCCATTGTTCTACTTGTGACATTCTTGGCGTATGCTAACTATCATGCCTCTCGAAAAACTACGAGCATTATTAAGAGTGCTCTTGATCCCTTGTCTCCTGATGTAGGCTTGAAGTTGAACCTATGGAGAACAAGCCGGTCGAGTACACCAGTtgagaaaactaatcaatggtCGCTCTCGAGTGGTGGTTGGGCTCCATTTGATGCAGCTGAAGGGACATCTTTACTTGGTGAGCTTGACTTGGCTTTCCTAGGGATATATGCTGGGGGGATGTACTTCTCTGGCCAATTGGGGGATAGAACCGATTTGAGGATATTTTTAACGTTGGGAATGTTGGGAACTGGTCTGTTTACTTCGCTATTTGGTTTAGGATATTGGGCAAACATCCAtattttttattactatttgATAGTTCAAATGCTCGCTGGCTTGTTCCAATCCACTGGCTGGCCTTCCGTTGTTGCGGTGGTTGGTAATTGGTTTGGGAAGAGCAAGAGAGGACTAATAATGGGTATATGGAATGCTCACACATCTGTTGGCAACATTTCTGGCTCTCTGGTTGCATCTGCCTTGTTGAGCTATGGTTGGGGTTGGTCAATGGCTGTCCCTGGTCTGATCATTGCATTCTCGGGTTTGGTAGTCTTTCTGTTTCTTCCCGTGAATCCCGAGTCTGTTGGAATTGATAAAGCAGGAGATGACTTTAGCTGTCCCAAGAAAGCCGGGGAGGGAATTACAGAACCTCTATTGAAATCGGAATCGGAGATTGAGAAGGCAGTCGGTTTTATGGAAGCGTGGAGAATTCCTGGTGTTGCACCTTTTGCATTTTGTCTCTTCTTTGCCAAATTGGTGGCTTACACATTCCTTTACTGGCTTCCTTTCTACATTAGCCACACAG TGATTGATGGGAAATATTTGTCAAGTACCACAGCAGGAAACCTTTCAACATTGTTTGATATCGGAGGCGTAGTAGGAGGAATTCTAGCTGGTCATATTTCGGATCGCTTAGGTGCTAGAGCAATAACAGCTGCAAGTTTCATGTACTGTGCCATTCCTGCCCTCTACTGCTACCGAAACTACGGTCACATCTCCATAACTATGAATGTAGCTCTCATGTTCATCACTGGCATGTTTGTCAATGGACCATATGCTCTAATAACAACGGCCGTCTCTGCCGATTTGGGTACCCACAGTTCATTGCAGGGGAGTTCTCGTGCGCTTGCTACTGTGACAGCGATTATTGATGGGACAGGCTCAGTTGGGGCTGCAATTGGACCGTTGTTAACGGGATATTTATCAGCTAAAAGCTGGAGTTCAGTGTTCGTAATGCTGATGGTCTCAGCTTTAATAGCAGGGCTGTTTTTGACCAGGCTTGTTATAGCAGAGGTGACTGCAAAGATTGAGGAGTCGACTTCGAGAGGAAGGATTACATCTCAGAGTCCGGTACTCGAAGTGTGA